The Streptomyces sp. ALI-76-A nucleotide sequence GAGCTGTGGAACGGCCAGGCGTGGCAGCTGTGCGGGACCCCGCGCCGGGACCGGCACGAGGCCGAGCTCTACCTCGCCGCCCAGCGGCGCGGCCCCCGGGCCGCCATGGCCTACCGGCTGGTGCACGAGTTCACCGACTACGAGGTACTGCGGATCTGGGGCACCCCGGTGCACGTCGACATCGAACCGCTCGGGAATCTGTAGCCCTCCGCCCCGTTCACCCCAGCAGCGGGAGCGCCGCGAACTGGTACCCCTCCCATATCCGCCGGGAGGCCTCCTCCGGATACGCCCTGACCTGCGGCTCCGCATCCCACACCCGTACCGGCCGCGTCGCGGTGTCGTAGGCCGGCCAGCCCGGGTCGCCGGTCCTCGCGAACGCCGTCCAGGAAGCCCGGAAACGGGACGACAGCACCTCGGCCTCCGCCGTGGGCTTCCCGTCGGGGAACAGCATGGCGCCGAAGTCGGCGGTGAACGTGCCGAAGAGCAGCGGGATGTCCAGCGCGTGGCAGGCACCGAGAGGGCCCGGCGCCGACCAGGTCAGCTCGTAGACGTGGGCGCGGCCACCACCGGCGAGCTGCGCCTCGGCCAGGTGGAGACTGGGCATGGCGAACAGCCAGTCGGTCTGGACCCGTTCGAACAGCTCACTCGGCGTGGCGTCGGGGAAGGCCGCGCGGTAGGCCTCCTCGCCGGCCGAGGTGCCGGGGGCACCCGGCGCGAACATCCGCAACGCCCCCCGCGCCTGCTCCTGCGTGATCTGCCCGAGCCGTCCGCCCATCGCCAGGAACAGCCGGAACTCGTCCCGGTTGTGGCCCACGACCAGTTCCACGTCCCGGCCCGACCCGGCCGCCAGCGCCTGCCAGGGCGTGACCGGCAGGACCTCGCCGTCGACCACCGGAGAGAAGGGAGTCACCGTGGGGGCCGCCTGACCCCACCTGTCCGTGTACCGGAGCATCTTGGCGCCCAGCGACTCACCCGCGGAGGTCAGCCGGCGGGGGTCGACCGTCGCGAGGTCGGCGGCCGTCGGACGCAACCCCGCCTCCGCCGCGATCGCGGCCGCCATGTCCCGGGCCAGCGCTTCGGAGAAGAAGGTGCCCGGGACGCTCTGGGCGATGGCCCGACGGAACAGACCGGACGCGGACGGCATGGCCAGCAGGGACGCCACCGAACCGGCGCCCGCCGACTCGCCGAAGACGGTCACCTGGCCGGGGTCGCCGCCGAACGCCGTGATGTTGTCCCGCACCCACTCCAGCGCGGCGACCTGGTCGAGCAGGCCGCGGTTGGCGGGCGCCCCGTCGAGGCGGGCGAAGCCCTCGATGCCGACGCGGTAGTTCAGGGTGACGACCACGACGTCACCGTCGTGCGCGATGTGCCGGGCGTCGTAGCCGGGGCTGCCCGCGTGGCCGAGCTTGTAGGCGCCGCCGTAGATCCAGACCATGACCGGGCGGTGGGCGGCCGGGTCCGGGTCGGGTGTCCACACGTTGACCGTCAGCCAGTCGTCGCCCAGAGGCACGTCGGGTGCGACGCCACCGCCCAGTGCCGCCGCGTCCTGCGGGGGCGGCGGGCCGAAGGCGTACGCGTCACGGGTGCCGTCCCAGGCCGCCGCCGGGCGCGGCACCTGGAACCGGGCCTCCCCGACCGGCGGGGCGGCGAACGGGATGCCCCGGAAGACGGCCAGACCGTCCTCCCGGCGCCCGCGCACCGCGCCGGTCGCGGTGCGGACCACTGGGTGTTGGGGCTGGGTCGTCGTCACAGATCACTCCTCGCCGATGAACCGATGAGCCGGTAGTTGCTCGCCAGGATCATTGCCATCACCCATAAATTTGTCACCCGTGCGTTCGGCACCCGTGCCCTGGAAAGGGAGCCGGCACTCAGCTGAGCGTCCGCAGCGCCGCCGCGTCGTACGGCTTCAGCTCGTCGTACCGGCCCGCCAGGACCTTCGCCGCCCACTCGGGGTCCTGGAGCAGCGCGCGGCCGACGGCGATCATGTCGAACTCCTCGGCCTCCAGCCGGTCGAGCAGGTCGTCGATGCCCTTGACCGGGGCGCCCTCGCCCTGGAAGCCCTTGATGAAGTCGCCGTCCAGGCCGACCGAGCCGACGGTGATGACCGGCTTGCCGGTGAGCTTCTTGGTCCAGCCGGCCAGATTGAGGTCCGAGCCGTCGAACTCCGGGAGCCAGTAGCGGCGGGTGGAGGCGTGGAAGGCGTCCACCCCGGCCGCGGCGAGCGGAGCGAGGATGGCCTCCAGCTCCTCGGGGGTCTCGGCCAGGCGGGCCCGGTACACGTCCTGCTTCCACTGCGAGTAGCGGAAGATGACCGGGAAGCCGGGCGAGACCCGCTCGCGGACCGCGGCCACGATCTCCTGCGCGAACCGCGCGCGGGCGACCGGGTCGCCGCCGTAGGCGTCCGTGCGGCGGTTGGTGCCCGCCCACAGGAACTGGTCGATGAGGTAGCCGTGGGCGCCGTGCAGCTCCACGCCGTCGAAGCCGGTCCGCTCGGCGTCGGCCGCCGCCTGGGCGAACGCGCCGATGACCTCGTCCAGGTCGCGCTGCGTCATCGCCTTGCCGGTGGGCTCGTCCGCGCCGATCCGCAGGCCCGGAGGGGCCGACGGCGGGAGCGTCCGGGTAGGGCGGCTGGCCCTGCTCGCGCACCATGCCGATGTGCCACAGCTGCGGCACGATCGTGCCGCCCGCCGCGTGCACCTCCTCGGCGACCTTCGCCCAGCCCGCGAGCTGCTCCTCACCGTGGAAGCGCGGCACGCTGTCGCTGTTCCCGGCCGACTCGTGGCCGACGTAGGTGCCCTCGGTGACGATCAGGCCGACGCCCGCGGCGGCCCGGCGGGAGTAGTACGAGGCCACGTCCGCGCCGGGGATGCCGCCCGGGGAGAACTGGCGGGTCATCGGCGCCATGACGATCCGGTTCGGGACGGTCAGGCCGTTGAGGGAGACGGGCCGGGCCAGGACTTCGGCCGCACGGGAGGTGGAGGCGGCGGGAGTTGCGGTCACGTGGGGACTCCTCGGGGGTCGGTTCGGGATCCGGCAGCCGGACATTCCGGACGGTATGTGCATACGCATCGACTGCCTCCCCTCGTCAACCGGCCCCACCCGGCCCGGCATTCCACCGCGCCCCGCCGACCGGTGTGATCCCGGACACGCCCGAGGGCGGCACCCCCTGCTTCAGGGAGTGCCGCCCTCGGGTACTGCGGACGGTCGATCAACCGGAACCGGTCGATCAGAAGTCCATGTCACCGCCCGGCATGCCGCCGCCGGCCGGGGCGGCGCCCGCCTTCTCCGGCTTGTCGGCGATGACGGCCTCGGTGGTGAGGAACAGCGCGGCGATGGAGGCCGCGTTCTGCAGCGCGGAGCGCGTCACCTTCGCCGGGTCGATGATGCCCTCGGCGATCATGTCGACGTACTCGCCGGTCGCGGCGTTCAGACCCCAGCCCACGGTCAGGTTGCGGACCTTCTCCACGACGACGCCGCCCTCGAGACCACCGTTGACGGCGATCTGCTTGAGCGGGGCCTCCAGGGCGAGCTTCACGGCGTTGGCGCCGGTCGCCTCGTCACCCGTCAGCTCCAGCTTATCGAACACCGCGGAGGCCTGGAGCAGGGCCACGCCACCACCGGCGACGATGCCCTCCTCGACGGCCGCCTTCGCGTTGCGAACGGCGTCCTCGATGCGGTGCTTGCGCTCCTTGAGCTCGACCTCGGTGGCGGCACCGGCCTTGATGACGGCCACGCCGCCCGCGAGCTTCGCCAGGCGCTCCTGGAGCTTCTCGCGGTCGTAGTCGGAGTCGCTGTTCTCGATCTCGGCGCGGATCTGGTTGACCCGGCCCTGGACCTGCTCGGAGGAGCCGGCACCGTCGACGATGGTGGTCTCGTCCTTGGTGATGACGACCTTGCGGGCCTTGCCCAGGAGGTCGATGGAGGTGTTCTCCAGCTTGAGGCCGACCTCCTCGGAGATGACCTCGCCGCCGGTGAGGATGGCGATGTCGTTCAGCATCGCCTTGCGGCGGTCACCGAAGCCCGGCGCCTTGACGGCGACGGACTTGAAGGTGCCGCGGATCTTGTTGACGACCAGGGTCGACAGGGCCTCGCCCTCGACGTCCTCGGCGATGATCAGCAGCGGCTTGCCCGACTGCATGACCTTCTCCAGCAGCGGGAGCAGGTCCTTGACCGAGGAGATCTTGGAGTTGGCGATCAGGATGTACGGGTCGTCGAGGACGGCCTCCATACGCTCCATGTCGGTGGCGAAGTACGCCGAGATGTAGCCCTTGTCGAAGCGCATACCCTCGGTGAGCTCCAGCTCCAGACCGAAGGTCTGGGACTCCT carries:
- a CDS encoding carboxylesterase family protein, translating into MTTTQPQHPVVRTATGAVRGRREDGLAVFRGIPFAAPPVGEARFQVPRPAAAWDGTRDAYAFGPPPPQDAAALGGGVAPDVPLGDDWLTVNVWTPDPDPAAHRPVMVWIYGGAYKLGHAGSPGYDARHIAHDGDVVVVTLNYRVGIEGFARLDGAPANRGLLDQVAALEWVRDNITAFGGDPGQVTVFGESAGAGSVASLLAMPSASGLFRRAIAQSVPGTFFSEALARDMAAAIAAEAGLRPTAADLATVDPRRLTSAGESLGAKMLRYTDRWGQAAPTVTPFSPVVDGEVLPVTPWQALAAGSGRDVELVVGHNRDEFRLFLAMGGRLGQITQEQARGALRMFAPGAPGTSAGEEAYRAAFPDATPSELFERVQTDWLFAMPSLHLAEAQLAGGGRAHVYELTWSAPGPLGACHALDIPLLFGTFTADFGAMLFPDGKPTAEAEVLSSRFRASWTAFARTGDPGWPAYDTATRPVRVWDAEPQVRAYPEEASRRIWEGYQFAALPLLG
- the groL gene encoding chaperonin GroEL (60 kDa chaperone family; promotes refolding of misfolded polypeptides especially under stressful conditions; forms two stacked rings of heptamers to form a barrel-shaped 14mer; ends can be capped by GroES; misfolded proteins enter the barrel where they are refolded when GroES binds), with translation MAKIIAFDEEARRGLERGMNQLADAVKVTLGPKGRNVVLEKKWGAPTITNDGVSIAKEIELEDPYEKIGAELVKEVAKKTDDVAGDGTTTATVLAQALVKEGLRNVAAGANPMALKRGIEKAVEAVSAALLDQAKDVETKEQIASTASISAADTQIGELIAEAMDKVGKEGVITVEESQTFGLELELTEGMRFDKGYISAYFATDMERMEAVLDDPYILIANSKISSVKDLLPLLEKVMQSGKPLLIIAEDVEGEALSTLVVNKIRGTFKSVAVKAPGFGDRRKAMLNDIAILTGGEVISEEVGLKLENTSIDLLGKARKVVITKDETTIVDGAGSSEQVQGRVNQIRAEIENSDSDYDREKLQERLAKLAGGVAVIKAGAATEVELKERKHRIEDAVRNAKAAVEEGIVAGGGVALLQASAVFDKLELTGDEATGANAVKLALEAPLKQIAVNGGLEGGVVVEKVRNLTVGWGLNAATGEYVDMIAEGIIDPAKVTRSALQNAASIAALFLTTEAVIADKPEKAGAAPAGGGMPGGDMDF